The following coding sequences lie in one Aspergillus puulaauensis MK2 DNA, chromosome 3, nearly complete sequence genomic window:
- a CDS encoding uncharacterized protein (COG:E;~EggNog:ENOG410Q8PC;~InterPro:IPR002293;~PFAM:PF00324,PF13520;~TransMembrane:12 (i46-67o79-104i125-158o170-193i200-218o238-259i279-302o330-352i381-403o409-432i444-466o478-499i);~go_component: GO:0016020 - membrane [Evidence IEA];~go_function: GO:0022857 - transmembrane transporter activity [Evidence IEA];~go_process: GO:0055085 - transmembrane transport [Evidence IEA]): MEAGSEKKDVPPDDLKPDSERPGANVDSIEQGETVMKTKLNRDFSVWGVLSVSWNIVNIFGGTSYIFVVGFSAGGIPAILYGIIGTSVGLISVIGILAECASIFPTAGGAYHFATFLAPERYRRYVGYALGWLNFLGWVLTIAACASIATGLTFSLAILTHPEYVVGGRWHLFLVYVGWVLVACLVNLYLFGLLDKIENVGFITNVLGFVGFTIALLVKAPKSSAHFVFVEVINETGYASSSIAVVLGLYNSLISFVALDAACHLAEEVNSPTKEVPKILWITWASQSIVGIIWITVIGFSIKELDPLINTPTGVPVVELMRQSLSSNGAAIVFNMVLLINYVMATTAATVTSSRQGYALARDGGLFFKSSLTKVDSKLKVPTLSVCLVSFVAILVGIVYLFSTQGFNAILGAGAGFMLLSYSSPALMMLIFGRKNLPKTPYSLGRYGYVFCVVSVMYGLFANAIVPIPGVSPVTATNMNYACLLYGSFFILIIANWILDARKSYHPPSLGELVETMVPENDEQIYDLAGQNEIAGGGSAIGQPV; this comes from the exons ATGGAGGCCGGATCAGAAAAAAAGGATGTGCCTCCCGACGATTTAAAGCCTGACAGTGAACGCCCCGGAGCGAACGTCGATTCTATCGAGCAGGGCGAGACGGTGATGAAAACCAAGCTGAACCGCGATTTCAGCGTTTGGGGAGTCCTGAGCGTATCGTGGAACATTGTGAACATCTTCGGAGGGACGTCATAcatttttgttgttggtttctCTGCAGGAGGGATACCTGCAATTCTATACGGCAT CATCGGTACATCAGTCGGCCTGATCAGTGTCATCGGCATCCTCGCTGAATGTGCTTCTATCTTCCCCACTGCCGGTGGCGCCTATCACTTTGCGACCTTTCTAGCCCCAGAAAGGTATCGCAGATACGTCGGATACGCACTTGGCTGGCTCAACTTTCTCGGGTGGGTGTTAACAATCGCTGCTTGTGCGTCAATTGCCACCGGACTTACCTTCTCTTTGGCTATCTTGACTCATCCGGAATATGTGGTCGGAGGGCGATGGCATTTATTTCTCGTCTATGTGGGCTGGGTGCTTGTAGCCTGCCTGGTCAACCTGTACCTCTTCGGGTTACTAGATAAGATCGAAAATGTCGGAT TCATAACCAACGTTCTAGGGTTCGTGGGGTTTACGATTGCTTTACTTGTGAAAGCACCCAAGTCAAGCGCTCACTTTGTTTTCGTGGAGGTGATCAACGAGACCGG ATACGCAAGTTCCTCAATCGCGGTCGTGCTCGGCTTATACAACAGCCTCATCTCCTTTGTTGCTCTTGACGCGGCATGTCACTTGGCTGAGGAAGTGAATTCACCCACGAAGGAAGTACCAAAGATCCTGTGGATCACTTGGGCTTCTCAGTCTATAGTGGGAATTATTTGGATCACGGTGATTGGATTTAGCATCAAAGAGCTGGACCCCCTCATCAATACGCCCACTGG GGTTCCCGTGGTCGAACTTATGCGCCAATCACTCTCTAGCAATGGAGCAGCCATTGTTTTCAATATGGTCCTGCTTATCAACTATGTCATGGCTACTACTGCTGCAACGGTCACGTCGAGTCGGCAAGGATATGCTCTTGCTCGAGACGGCGGCCTGTTTTTCAAGAGCAG TTTAACTAAAGTCGATTCCAAGCTAAAGGTTCCGACACTCTCTGTCTGCCTTGTTTCCTTCGTCGCAATTCTGGTTGGCATTGT GTATTTGTTTTCCACCCAAGGATTCAATGCAATCTTAGGTGCCGGGGCGGGATTCATGCTTCTGAGTTACT CATCCCCTGcattgatgatgctgatttTTGGCCGGAAGAATCTACCAAAGACCCCATACAGTCTGGGACGGTACGGATACGTCTTCTGTGTCGTCTCTGTGATGTATGGTCTATTTGCAAATGCTATTGTACCG ATTCCGGGCGTGTCCCCAGTCACCGCGACAAATATGAACTATGCCTGTCTCCTCTACGGTAGCTTTTTCATCCTTATTATTGCCAACTGGATTCTTGATGCTCGCAAGTCCTATCACCCTCCGTCTCTTGGTGAACTTGTGGAGACGATGGTCCCAGAAAATGATGAGCAGATATACGACTTGGCTGGGCAAAATGAGATTGCAGGCGGGGGGAGTGCGATCGGACAACCGGTATAG